A single region of the Thermococcus paralvinellae genome encodes:
- a CDS encoding hypothetical protein (functions along with aFIB and aL7a; guides 2'-O-methylation of ribose to specific sites in RNAs), which yields MKAYISENVQGIYAFDESGNLIAKREYREKPEIALDKLLSGEITDDLIAFLEELKEKGYDEFVFEHPDLSRAVKELGFNADAEFPNLAGEILREKPEEFLGKEWFERYYSVGVALTRLRIQEQSGARDKMVIQAIEALDDIDKVINLLVSRLREWYSLHFPELDEILPKHPQYVAFVKNIGHRENATKENLEKLGFSEGKIEKILKAKEKTMGAWMDEKDIKIIQDFAKEIDDLYKLREEIEDYIDRAMDDVAPNLKGLVGAKLAARLISLAGGLKELAMMPSSTIQVLGAEKALFRHLRTGAKPPKHGVIYQYPAINKSPWWQRGKIARALAGKLAIAARVDYFSGEYIAEELKKELEARIKEIKEKYPNPPKRKEKSKKKKKEKFKKSKKFKGKEKGKKFKGGKEKGRRRR from the coding sequence ATGAAAGCTTACATAAGCGAAAACGTTCAAGGGATTTATGCCTTCGATGAGAGTGGCAACTTAATCGCCAAGAGAGAGTACAGAGAAAAGCCCGAGATAGCTTTGGATAAGCTCTTATCTGGTGAGATTACTGATGATTTAATTGCATTTCTCGAAGAGCTTAAGGAGAAAGGTTATGATGAGTTCGTTTTTGAGCACCCTGACTTAAGCAGAGCTGTTAAAGAGCTTGGCTTTAATGCAGATGCAGAATTTCCAAATTTGGCTGGAGAAATACTCAGAGAAAAGCCCGAGGAGTTCCTCGGCAAGGAGTGGTTTGAGCGCTATTATTCTGTTGGCGTGGCTTTGACTCGCTTAAGGATTCAGGAGCAGAGCGGTGCAAGGGATAAGATGGTGATTCAGGCAATTGAAGCTTTAGATGACATTGATAAGGTCATAAACCTGCTCGTCTCAAGGCTTAGGGAGTGGTACTCACTTCACTTCCCAGAGCTTGATGAAATTTTGCCAAAGCACCCGCAGTATGTTGCATTTGTTAAGAACATAGGACACAGAGAGAATGCAACTAAAGAAAACCTTGAGAAACTCGGCTTTAGCGAAGGTAAAATCGAGAAGATTCTCAAGGCTAAAGAAAAGACCATGGGTGCATGGATGGATGAAAAGGACATCAAGATAATTCAGGATTTTGCTAAGGAAATTGATGACCTCTACAAGCTTAGAGAAGAGATTGAAGATTACATTGACAGGGCGATGGATGATGTTGCACCAAACCTCAAAGGTCTTGTTGGTGCAAAGCTTGCCGCTCGTTTAATAAGTTTGGCTGGCGGACTGAAAGAGTTGGCAATGATGCCATCCTCAACAATTCAAGTCCTCGGTGCTGAAAAAGCTCTCTTCAGGCACTTAAGGACTGGTGCTAAGCCGCCAAAGCACGGTGTTATCTACCAGTACCCAGCAATCAACAAGTCTCCATGGTGGCAGCGTGGAAAGATTGCAAGAGCATTGGCTGGTAAGTTAGCAATCGCCGCTCGTGTGGACTACTTCTCAGGTGAATACATAGCTGAGGAGCTGAAGAAAGAGCTTGAGGCAAGAATCAAGGAAATTAAAGAGAAGTATCCAAACCCACCAAAGAGGAAGGAGAAGTCGAAGAAGAAAAAGAAGGAGAAGTTCAAGAAGAGTAAGAAGTTCAAAGGGAAGGAAAAAGGAAAGAAGTTCAAAGGCGGAAAAGAGAAGGGTAGAAGAAGGAGGTGA
- a CDS encoding OsmC family protein, with the protein MPTIKISVTGESVSPTRMIVKGKKTEYIVDKDDSSPLEYILAALAGCINIVGFMVAKDMDLNIEKIFIEIEGKLNTDKLMGKNVEDRAGYKEIKVKVKVQGNVEEGKLKEWMAKVEERCPIGDNIMNETPVCVEVEKA; encoded by the coding sequence ATGCCGACAATTAAGATTTCCGTTACAGGTGAAAGTGTTTCTCCAACAAGAATGATAGTTAAAGGGAAGAAAACTGAGTATATCGTTGACAAGGATGATTCAAGTCCCCTCGAGTATATTCTTGCGGCATTGGCTGGCTGTATAAATATAGTTGGATTTATGGTTGCTAAGGACATGGACTTAAACATAGAGAAAATTTTCATAGAGATAGAGGGAAAGCTCAACACAGACAAACTCATGGGTAAAAACGTTGAAGATAGAGCGGGATATAAGGAGATTAAAGTGAAAGTGAAAGTTCAAGGGAACGTCGAAGAGGGGAAGCTCAAAGAATGGATGGCTAAAGTTGAAGAGAGATGTCCAATAGGAGATAACATAATGAACGAAACCCCCGTCTGTGTTGAAGTCGAAAAAGCTTAG
- a CDS encoding TIGR00266 family protein, whose amino-acid sequence MKYEIKHRPSFSLVEVELEKGEALQAESGAMVFMSPNIKMETKAKGGIFGALKRSLLAGESFFINIFRAEGGAGKIGLAPPYPGDIEVFEIDGTLYAQSGAFLASSAEINIDTKWGGAKTFFAREGLFLLKMSGRGVVFLSSYGAIQKVELNNEHFILDTGHLVAFSEGLDFKVRRVGGLKSTLLSGEGLVAEFYGTGTLYIQTRSLDSFLSWIIPYLPSKD is encoded by the coding sequence GTGAAGTATGAGATAAAACATAGGCCGAGTTTTAGTTTGGTTGAAGTTGAATTGGAGAAAGGGGAAGCACTACAAGCGGAATCTGGTGCTATGGTTTTTATGAGTCCAAATATTAAGATGGAAACGAAAGCAAAAGGTGGAATTTTTGGAGCACTCAAGAGGTCTCTTTTAGCTGGAGAAAGCTTTTTCATAAACATTTTTAGAGCTGAAGGTGGGGCTGGAAAAATAGGGCTTGCACCTCCTTATCCTGGTGACATTGAGGTTTTTGAGATTGACGGGACGCTATATGCTCAGAGCGGGGCGTTTTTGGCAAGCTCTGCTGAGATAAACATCGACACAAAGTGGGGAGGGGCAAAGACATTTTTCGCGAGAGAGGGTTTGTTCCTTCTGAAAATGAGCGGAAGAGGTGTGGTGTTTCTCTCAAGCTACGGCGCAATTCAGAAAGTTGAGTTAAACAATGAGCACTTTATCTTGGATACAGGACATTTAGTTGCATTTAGCGAAGGGCTGGACTTTAAAGTGAGGAGAGTTGGTGGATTAAAGAGCACTCTCTTGAGCGGAGAAGGATTAGTGGCGGAGTTCTATGGAACAGGAACTCTTTATATTCAAACAAGAAGTCTGGATAGCTTTCTGAGCTGGATAATTCCATATCTGCCATCAAAAGATTAA
- a CDS encoding hydroxymethylglutaryl-CoA synthase: MRKLLKPVKDVGIVGYGAYIPMFRIKNAEIGRVWGVSGFPIEEKAVNNLDEDALTIGIEAARNALKRAKIDPKLIRAIWFGSESKPYAVKPSATVIAEAIGATPDLDAADFEFACKAGTEALQAAIGFVGSGMAEYAMAIGADTAQGRPGDHLEFTAAAGGAAYIVGEKSSETLAYFEGSYSYVTDTPDFWRRQHEHYPRHGNRFTGEPAYFHHVISAAKGLMEELGLTVNDFDYAVFHQPNVKFPLTAAKILGIPIEKVKPGLLSGVIGNTYSGATLVGVSAVLDIAKPGERILWVSFGSGAGSDAFSLVVQDAIEEKRDLAPKTWDYINRKKYIDYALYVKHRGKLIM; encoded by the coding sequence ATGAGAAAACTGCTGAAGCCAGTTAAAGATGTCGGTATCGTGGGTTATGGCGCGTATATACCTATGTTCAGAATTAAAAATGCCGAAATCGGCAGAGTATGGGGGGTTAGCGGATTCCCAATTGAAGAAAAAGCTGTAAACAATCTCGATGAGGATGCATTAACAATAGGAATTGAGGCAGCAAGAAACGCCTTAAAGAGGGCTAAAATCGACCCCAAACTTATTAGGGCAATCTGGTTTGGTTCTGAGTCAAAACCTTACGCAGTTAAGCCTTCTGCAACCGTTATAGCTGAAGCAATTGGAGCAACTCCAGATTTAGACGCTGCAGATTTTGAATTTGCTTGTAAAGCTGGAACTGAGGCTTTGCAAGCAGCAATAGGTTTTGTTGGTTCTGGAATGGCAGAATATGCTATGGCAATTGGAGCCGACACTGCCCAAGGAAGACCTGGTGACCATCTTGAATTCACAGCAGCAGCTGGAGGAGCAGCTTACATCGTCGGAGAGAAGAGCTCAGAAACTTTAGCATACTTTGAAGGAAGCTACTCTTACGTTACGGACACCCCAGACTTCTGGAGAAGACAGCATGAGCACTATCCAAGACACGGGAACAGATTCACCGGAGAACCAGCTTACTTCCACCATGTGATTAGTGCCGCCAAAGGATTGATGGAAGAGTTAGGACTGACAGTTAATGATTTTGACTACGCTGTCTTCCACCAGCCAAACGTTAAGTTCCCACTTACAGCTGCAAAAATTTTGGGTATTCCAATTGAGAAAGTTAAACCCGGTCTTCTCAGCGGGGTGATAGGCAACACATACAGCGGTGCAACTTTAGTTGGAGTTTCTGCCGTTTTGGACATAGCAAAGCCCGGCGAGAGAATCCTTTGGGTTAGCTTTGGCTCTGGAGCAGGAAGCGACGCTTTCAGCTTAGTCGTACAAGATGCAATCGAGGAAAAGAGAGACTTGGCACCAAAGACGTGGGACTACATAAACAGGAAGAAGTACATTGACTATGCACTGTACGTGAAACACAGAGGAAAGCTCATTATGTGA
- a CDS encoding thiolase domain-containing protein, producing MKKAVIIGVGMTPVGEHWKTSLRDLAVEALLNAMDDANIDKVDSLYVGNMISGPFVEQENLGALIADWAGLGHIPAVKIEAACASGGAAVQEGAKAVMSGLEDVVAVVGVEKMTDVWPSDATRYLAYASDAEWELFHGASFVALNALVMRYYMHTYGYTEEDLALFAVNAHINGAKNPYAMFKKPIKVETVLKSPYIADPLKLFDASPVCDGAAAVIITTPEKAKELGIPKEKWVEIAGMGRAIDTINLANRKDLLRLKAAEVAAERAYKMAAITPKDVDIFEVHDAFTIMAALSLEAVGAAERGKGAELAKEGQIAIDGDYPIQTMGGLKARGHPVGATGVYQTVEAALQLRGEAPNQVPDAEIALTQNIGGTGSNITVTILRRV from the coding sequence ATGAAAAAGGCTGTAATAATTGGAGTTGGCATGACTCCAGTTGGAGAGCACTGGAAGACAAGCCTGAGAGATCTGGCCGTTGAGGCTTTGCTGAATGCAATGGATGACGCTAACATTGACAAAGTTGATTCCCTTTATGTAGGAAACATGATTTCTGGGCCATTCGTTGAACAGGAAAATCTTGGAGCCTTAATTGCAGACTGGGCTGGTTTGGGACACATTCCAGCTGTAAAAATTGAGGCCGCTTGTGCCTCTGGAGGAGCTGCAGTTCAAGAAGGTGCTAAAGCTGTCATGAGCGGTCTTGAAGATGTCGTTGCTGTTGTTGGAGTGGAAAAGATGACGGATGTTTGGCCAAGTGATGCTACAAGATACTTGGCTTATGCTTCTGATGCTGAATGGGAGCTGTTCCACGGAGCAAGCTTTGTAGCTTTGAATGCCCTTGTCATGCGCTATTACATGCACACATATGGTTATACAGAGGAGGACTTAGCGTTATTCGCTGTTAATGCTCACATAAATGGTGCAAAAAACCCATATGCAATGTTTAAGAAGCCAATAAAGGTCGAGACAGTTTTGAAGAGTCCATACATAGCCGACCCGCTCAAGCTGTTTGATGCCTCTCCAGTCTGTGACGGTGCCGCAGCTGTTATCATAACAACGCCTGAAAAAGCGAAGGAGCTCGGAATTCCAAAAGAAAAGTGGGTTGAGATAGCTGGAATGGGAAGGGCAATTGATACAATCAACCTGGCAAACAGGAAGGACTTGCTCAGACTTAAAGCTGCAGAAGTTGCAGCCGAGAGAGCCTACAAGATGGCTGCTATAACACCAAAGGATGTTGACATCTTCGAGGTTCACGATGCATTCACAATAATGGCCGCTTTGAGCTTGGAAGCCGTAGGTGCTGCTGAACGCGGTAAGGGTGCGGAGCTGGCTAAGGAAGGGCAGATCGCGATTGACGGTGATTATCCAATCCAAACAATGGGTGGACTTAAGGCAAGAGGACACCCAGTTGGTGCAACAGGAGTTTATCAGACCGTTGAAGCAGCTTTACAGCTCAGAGGAGAAGCACCAAATCAAGTGCCCGATGCAGAGATTGCACTAACGCAGAACATCGGAGGAACAGGTTCAAACATAACCGTAACAATCCTTAGGAGGGTTTGA
- a CDS encoding Zn-ribbon domain-containing OB-fold protein, with protein sequence MGKPMQVSRFWRHFKEKYRLVGSKCKKCGKIHFPPRQVCNECGSKEMEEIQLSGRGKVISWTIVRNPPSGFEYYKPYPLALIELEEGPIILAQLTDVDPEEITFGMEVEMVTRKIREFNEDGIIIYGYKFRPPIK encoded by the coding sequence ATGGGGAAGCCAATGCAGGTTTCAAGATTTTGGAGACACTTTAAAGAGAAGTACCGCTTAGTTGGGAGTAAGTGCAAAAAGTGCGGAAAGATTCACTTCCCCCCAAGACAAGTGTGTAATGAGTGTGGAAGCAAAGAGATGGAAGAGATACAGCTCAGTGGAAGAGGAAAGGTCATCAGCTGGACTATTGTGAGAAACCCTCCAAGCGGCTTTGAATATTACAAACCCTATCCACTAGCATTGATTGAGCTTGAAGAGGGCCCAATAATTTTGGCCCAGCTCACAGATGTTGACCCAGAAGAAATTACCTTCGGAATGGAGGTTGAGATGGTCACGAGGAAGATAAGAGAATTCAACGAAGACGGAATAATCATCTATGGATACAAGTTCAGACCGCCGATTAAATGA